In Oryza brachyantha chromosome 2, ObraRS2, whole genome shotgun sequence, a single window of DNA contains:
- the LOC102706072 gene encoding shaggy-related protein kinase GSK4 isoform X2: MLGVGAISKHGASLIEGSDPVTGHIISTTIGGKNGEPKRTISYMAERVVGTGSFGIVFQAKCLETGETVAIKKVLQDKRYKNRELQIMRSMDHCNVVSLKHCFFSTTSRDELFLNLVMEFVPESLYRVLKHYSNMNQRMPLIYVKLYVYQIFRGLAYIHTVPGVCHRDVKPQNLLVDPLTHQVKICDFGSAKMLVRGEANISYICSRYYRAPELIFGATEYTTSIDIWSAGCVLAELLLGQPLFPGESAVDQLVEIIKVLGTPTREEIRCMNPNYTEFRFPQIKAHPWHKIFHKRMPPEAIDLASRLLQYSPNLRCTALEACAHPFFDELREPHARLPNGRPFPPLFNFKQELVNASPELINRLIPEHARRHCGFNFLPAAGP, encoded by the exons ATGCTTGGTGTTGGTGCGATTAGCAAG CATGGTGCTTCTCTTATCGAAGGGAGCGATCCAGTCACTGGCCACATAATCTCCACAACAATCGGAGGGAAGAATGGAGAACCTAAGAGG ACCATTAGCTACATGGCTGAACGAGTTGTCGGAACTGGATCGTTTGGAATCGTCTTTCAG GCAAAATGTTTGGAGACTGGTGAGACTGTTGCCATTAAGAAGGTTTTACAGGACAAGCGTTACAAGAACAGGGAGTTGCAGATAATGCGATCAATGGATCATTGCAATGTTGTCTCTTTGAAGCATTGCTTCTTCTCAACCACAAGTAGAGATGAACTTTTTCTCAACCTGGTCATGGAGTTTGTTCCGGAGTCACTATATCGCGTATTGAAGCATTATAGCAACATGAACCAAAGGATGCCACTTATATATGTCAAATTGTATGTCTACCAG ATATTCCGTGGTTTAGCTTACATTCACACTGTACCTGGAGTTTGCCACAGGGATGTGAAGCCTCAAAATCTTTTG GTGGATCCTCTTACTCACCAAGTCAAAATATGTGATTTTGGGAGCGCAAAAATGTTG GTTAGAGGTGAAGCaaacatatcatatatatgttccCGTTATTACCGTGCTCCAGAACTGATATTTGGGGCAACCGAATACACAACATCAATTGATATATGGTCAGCTGGATGTGTCCTTGCCGAATTGCTCCTTGGCCAG CCACTGTTCCCTGGTGAAAGTGCGGTGGATCAACTTGTTGAGATTATAAAG GTGCTTGGTACTCCAACACGTGAGGAAATCCGCTGCATGAATCCCAACTACACAGAATTCAGATTTCCTCAGATTAAAGCTCACCCATGGCATAAG ATTTTCCACAAGCGGATGCCTCCAGAAGCAATTGACCTTGCATCGCGTCTTCTCCAGTATTCACCAAATCTACGATGCACCGCC CTCGAAGCGTGTGCTCATCCATTCTTTGATGAATTGCGAGAACCCCATGCAAGGTTGCCAAATGGACGACCATTCCCCCCACTGTTCAACTTTAAACAAGAA CTAGTGAATGCTTCACCAGAGCTCATCAACAGGTTGATACCAGAGCATGCTCGGCGACATTGTGGGTTCAATTTCTTGCCTGCTGCTGGACCATAG
- the LOC102706072 gene encoding shaggy-related protein kinase GSK4 isoform X1: MAALPGGAHAAAADPMQVDQPRSAAAAAAASAPAGEKHGASLIEGSDPVTGHIISTTIGGKNGEPKRTISYMAERVVGTGSFGIVFQAKCLETGETVAIKKVLQDKRYKNRELQIMRSMDHCNVVSLKHCFFSTTSRDELFLNLVMEFVPESLYRVLKHYSNMNQRMPLIYVKLYVYQIFRGLAYIHTVPGVCHRDVKPQNLLVDPLTHQVKICDFGSAKMLVRGEANISYICSRYYRAPELIFGATEYTTSIDIWSAGCVLAELLLGQPLFPGESAVDQLVEIIKVLGTPTREEIRCMNPNYTEFRFPQIKAHPWHKIFHKRMPPEAIDLASRLLQYSPNLRCTALEACAHPFFDELREPHARLPNGRPFPPLFNFKQELVNASPELINRLIPEHARRHCGFNFLPAAGP, from the exons ATGGCCGCGCTGCCGGGCGGGGCCCACGCCGCTGCGGCGGACCCGATGCAGGTCGACCAGCCGCgctccgcggccgccgcggcggcggcgtcggctcccGCTGGAGAAAAG CATGGTGCTTCTCTTATCGAAGGGAGCGATCCAGTCACTGGCCACATAATCTCCACAACAATCGGAGGGAAGAATGGAGAACCTAAGAGG ACCATTAGCTACATGGCTGAACGAGTTGTCGGAACTGGATCGTTTGGAATCGTCTTTCAG GCAAAATGTTTGGAGACTGGTGAGACTGTTGCCATTAAGAAGGTTTTACAGGACAAGCGTTACAAGAACAGGGAGTTGCAGATAATGCGATCAATGGATCATTGCAATGTTGTCTCTTTGAAGCATTGCTTCTTCTCAACCACAAGTAGAGATGAACTTTTTCTCAACCTGGTCATGGAGTTTGTTCCGGAGTCACTATATCGCGTATTGAAGCATTATAGCAACATGAACCAAAGGATGCCACTTATATATGTCAAATTGTATGTCTACCAG ATATTCCGTGGTTTAGCTTACATTCACACTGTACCTGGAGTTTGCCACAGGGATGTGAAGCCTCAAAATCTTTTG GTGGATCCTCTTACTCACCAAGTCAAAATATGTGATTTTGGGAGCGCAAAAATGTTG GTTAGAGGTGAAGCaaacatatcatatatatgttccCGTTATTACCGTGCTCCAGAACTGATATTTGGGGCAACCGAATACACAACATCAATTGATATATGGTCAGCTGGATGTGTCCTTGCCGAATTGCTCCTTGGCCAG CCACTGTTCCCTGGTGAAAGTGCGGTGGATCAACTTGTTGAGATTATAAAG GTGCTTGGTACTCCAACACGTGAGGAAATCCGCTGCATGAATCCCAACTACACAGAATTCAGATTTCCTCAGATTAAAGCTCACCCATGGCATAAG ATTTTCCACAAGCGGATGCCTCCAGAAGCAATTGACCTTGCATCGCGTCTTCTCCAGTATTCACCAAATCTACGATGCACCGCC CTCGAAGCGTGTGCTCATCCATTCTTTGATGAATTGCGAGAACCCCATGCAAGGTTGCCAAATGGACGACCATTCCCCCCACTGTTCAACTTTAAACAAGAA CTAGTGAATGCTTCACCAGAGCTCATCAACAGGTTGATACCAGAGCATGCTCGGCGACATTGTGGGTTCAATTTCTTGCCTGCTGCTGGACCATAG